TCGTTAACCTCAATCAAATTATTAATGAAGTGATAGAGGAATTTGGAGAAATTATTTCAGATAAACATGCCACAGTTGAAGTGGCTGAATTAGGGGATGCAAATATTGTCCCTTTCCAATTTCGGCAAATGATGTATAACCTAATTGGCAACGCACTTAAATTTTCTAAACCCGATACACCACCACACATTACAATTAAAAACAAAAAAGTAAAATCAAATCAGGTACCTGGTGCATATCCTATAGCGGATACAGAATATTACCAAATCAGCATTACCGACAATGGTATTGGCTTTGAGCCGCAATACAAAGACAGGATCTTTGAAGTATTTCAACGCTTGCACGATAAACAAAAAATTGCAGGCACAGGCATTGGGCTTGCCATTGTAAAAAATATTGTCGAGAACCACAACGGCAACATCACTGCAACAAGCGAACTAAACAAGGGAGCAACTTTTGACATTTACATACCAATAATTTAAAATCATAAATCACAAACTACATGACACTTTATATTAATTACGACATAAATACAATTTACAAAAAAATACTTAAAGAACAATTGAATAAATTGGACTTGAAATATTCTCTAATTAGTTTGGGTGAAGTAAAAATAGGAGAAGTTATTTCAGAGAATTAATAAAGGGCGAACCCAGATAAGGAATATCAACAAATAAATTTTATGAGCTTTTAAAAAACAAATAAAAATGATAAATGAATCGCTCAATATACTTTTTGCGGATGATGAGGAGAACGACCGTCTGCTTTTTGTGGATGCTTTAAAGGAATTGAAAATAAACACCATCATTCACACCGTAAATGATGGTGTTGAATTAATGGAATACCTTAACAATGCAGACAATATTTTACCCCAACTTATTTTCCTTGACCTTAACATGCCAAGAAAAAACGGTCTTGAATGTTTAAAGGAAATCAGAGCTAATTACAAATTAAAGGACATTGCCATTGCTATTTTTTCAACCTCATTGTCGGAGAAAGACATTGAACAAACATTTATGAACGGAGCAAATGTTTATATCAATAAACCAAATAGTTTTGAAGGACTAAAACAAGCTTTGGACAAAGTAATAACAACGTCTTATATTTATCAAAATTCCTTTTTCAACAAAGCAAATTTTCTACTTCGGCTTTGATGAATCAAACAACCAATACCAACAACGCATTTGCAATCACATTTTATTTTTTTGCCGCTACAAAATGTAACTCAAAAAAAATAATAGTGCTTGCAAGCCACCGCACGGGACTGCTAACTTGCACCGACACAGCATTGAATGTAAATTGCTTTGAACAAAATGACTGCAAACCTGGAACGACAAGACATTGGACGGAGAGAAGGAAAGCAGATAACAGCACATTTGCAATAGGTGGGGTTTCGTGCTCCGCAGATAAGCCGTGGCTGATGGTAACTCAAAGTTTTGTGCTCCGCATCAACATTAGTGGTAAAAATCCTGCCATCGCAAATCTGCAAAACGTTAGCGGTCAGGCTAGATCAGAAAACCTAAGAAATAAATTTTGCATAAAAGAAAATAAATGAATAAAAAAATTAAGTTATTAAGTAGTATATTTTTATCCGTCATTATTTTTTTAATAAGTTGTAATAACAATGTAAATGGGCAACACTTTTCTCTGAAGACACTTCCACCTATTGTGATTAAAAAAAATGGGGCGGAAATATTTCAATATTGGGAATTTAAGAATGACAAATTTTTATGGGACACAAATTTTGTTCAGCCGTCTTCCTTAATATTATATAAAGATTCATTGAATAACTTACTAGGCAAGGACACATTAAATCTTATTGTTCAAAAGTTAGCTTATCAAGACGTTTCATTCAAATCAATTAATACAGATAATGGAGATAACATCAATGCTCAACTTATTCATTCTAAAACTATTGGAACAATAAGACCTATAAACTATTTGGAGGCTCAATTACTAGATTATCAAATAGGCCGATATCCACTGTTAAGTCATCCAACAGAATTTCACGGGTTTATATTATTACACGATTCATTAAAACTTGTCAAGGTTTATTTTGCTGCTAGCGACCAACCTTGGCCTCCT
The genomic region above belongs to Bacteroidota bacterium and contains:
- a CDS encoding response regulator; amino-acid sequence: MINESLNILFADDEENDRLLFVDALKELKINTIIHTVNDGVELMEYLNNADNILPQLIFLDLNMPRKNGLECLKEIRANYKLKDIAIAIFSTSLSEKDIEQTFMNGANVYINKPNSFEGLKQALDKVITTSYIYQNSFFNKANFLLRL